In the genome of Ancylomarina subtilis, one region contains:
- a CDS encoding tyrosine-type recombinase/integrase, which yields MNIEPKLPTIKGGINTYPSKKGLAIVIRLQYSRDKKTEIKTGEYIEHKEDFDSKSGYVKNKKRVDHARINAIIDQKKVEIREQLLAELEEKEKAEEIEAATKPEDIDEVLTEFNRLITNLEKEGKENSRRLFFNVKNHIIDVLNTTNKPHKLRLEDINDIFLDDFRIHLTAKGLAISTIKSYMDKITTVFSNCNKRRPHLILNPIKEYKKKVRNQDKSLSFEDNLFDTFKGYIPKSKERTLYKNWNVFQYYSQGTRISDIITISYENIYFTDRYVSQKDQDETKGLLPRNINVNLKFNAIKTGTEHDMTLCEEAILTLRFFLHPDLQHEYLKSLKQVINKGDFELEYLLGLQERPEDANIKPFKGKEKADRVHLLIEFIQMQKNYTPKKCIFHDVYLEGKTHGEIRKLINNKTTCVSKCQKCNEEDEENYMTEEHLSTHSFRHLFSINYYNSTRDIYSLSKLLGHTNIGTTERYLKRLKVEFIEQNIEDFYSKN from the coding sequence ATGAATATCGAACCAAAACTACCAACAATCAAAGGCGGAATAAATACTTATCCTTCTAAAAAAGGTCTTGCTATTGTAATAAGACTTCAATATTCCAGAGATAAAAAAACGGAAATCAAAACGGGCGAATATATCGAGCATAAAGAAGACTTCGATTCAAAGTCAGGATATGTGAAGAATAAAAAAAGAGTTGACCACGCACGTATTAATGCAATCATTGACCAAAAGAAAGTTGAAATAAGAGAACAACTATTAGCCGAACTTGAAGAAAAGGAAAAAGCCGAAGAAATTGAAGCAGCAACCAAACCCGAAGACATAGACGAAGTTTTAACCGAATTCAATCGATTAATAACAAATCTTGAAAAAGAAGGTAAAGAGAATTCAAGACGTTTATTCTTTAATGTTAAGAATCATATTATTGATGTCTTAAACACCACAAACAAACCGCATAAATTAAGATTAGAAGATATCAACGACATTTTTTTAGATGATTTTAGAATTCATCTAACTGCAAAAGGTTTGGCAATATCTACGATTAAATCGTATATGGATAAAATCACAACCGTTTTTTCAAATTGTAATAAAAGAAGACCGCATTTAATTTTAAACCCAATTAAAGAGTATAAAAAGAAAGTAAGGAATCAAGATAAAAGCCTTTCATTCGAAGATAATCTTTTTGATACTTTCAAAGGCTATATTCCTAAATCGAAGGAAAGGACATTATATAAGAATTGGAACGTCTTTCAATATTATTCACAAGGAACAAGAATTAGCGATATAATAACCATTTCATACGAGAATATATATTTTACAGATAGATATGTTTCACAAAAAGATCAAGATGAAACAAAGGGTTTATTACCAAGAAACATAAATGTAAATTTGAAGTTTAACGCAATTAAAACAGGAACGGAACACGATATGACCCTTTGTGAGGAAGCAATATTAACATTAAGGTTTTTCTTACATCCTGATTTACAACACGAATATTTGAAAAGCTTAAAACAAGTAATAAACAAAGGCGACTTCGAATTAGAATATCTTTTAGGACTTCAAGAAAGACCCGAAGACGCAAATATAAAACCCTTTAAAGGCAAAGAAAAAGCAGATAGAGTTCATTTGTTAATTGAATTTATTCAGATGCAAAAGAACTACACCCCAAAAAAATGTATTTTTCACGATGTTTATTTAGAAGGTAAAACACACGGAGAAATTCGAAAACTTATTAATAATAAAACAACTTGTGTTTCTAAATGTCAAAAATGTAATGAAGAAGACGAAGAAAATTATATGACAGAAGAACACCTATCAACGCACAGTTTCAGACATTTATTCAGTATAAATTATTACAATTCTACACGAGATATTTACAGCCTTTCAAAGCTTTTAGGACATACCAACATAGGCACAACGGAAAGATATTTAAAAAGATTAAAGGTTGAATTCATAGAACAGAATATAGAAGATTTCTATTCAAAAAACTAA
- a CDS encoding terminase large subunit domain-containing protein, which translates to MNNDIEFNPYEGLTRRQQFILYDIDKNGLRYNSIRGSRQAGKTVLLRNLTAYFAFKKPNQLGCYACPSHGQCQNIFERLIDAIPPILIVKTNNTDANRSIVFSNNTKVVFKTTNKPDSFRSYSFDFIISDEHAFTSELAWTKAIKPTINAKKNAKVIFASTPKGYNHFYKMCINGLSEKATRYSHYFLSYNDNPYYDKEDVEDARKELPDAIFRQEYLGEFIKGISEVFGDFQHLQTVKSWKEPKKELKYFFGVDWSGDGEDNTVLTIIDELGKVAFIKNIQAPTLIERVKEIGTIIKEYNAKGYSETNGLGIGATELLEEQVGYENVFRFTMSNESKQKIVSTIIRDINESNLALPTTNLCPVLDNELATYTVSRTATGKLKYEHCKDAHDDHVDALLMANYARHELTATGVSTYSVYDAYEDYSYDEYEDYY; encoded by the coding sequence TTGAATAATGATATAGAATTTAACCCTTATGAAGGATTAACCCGAAGACAACAGTTCATTTTATATGACATTGATAAAAACGGATTAAGATATAATTCTATTCGAGGAAGCAGACAGGCAGGAAAAACCGTCTTATTAAGAAACCTAACCGCATATTTCGCATTTAAGAAGCCTAATCAATTAGGTTGTTACGCTTGCCCTTCACACGGTCAATGTCAAAATATATTCGAAAGATTAATAGATGCAATTCCCCCTATTCTTATAGTCAAGACAAACAATACAGACGCAAACAGAAGCATTGTATTTTCTAATAATACAAAGGTTGTTTTCAAGACTACAAATAAACCCGACTCGTTTAGAAGTTATTCGTTTGATTTCATCATATCAGACGAACACGCATTTACAAGCGAATTAGCTTGGACTAAGGCAATCAAGCCAACAATCAACGCAAAGAAAAACGCAAAAGTTATATTCGCTTCTACTCCCAAAGGATATAACCATTTTTATAAAATGTGTATTAATGGTTTAAGCGAAAAAGCAACTAGATACAGCCATTATTTTCTATCATATAATGATAATCCATACTACGACAAAGAAGACGTTGAAGACGCAAGAAAAGAACTACCCGACGCAATATTTAGACAAGAATATTTAGGTGAATTTATCAAAGGAATATCAGAAGTATTCGGAGATTTCCAACACTTACAAACTGTTAAATCTTGGAAAGAACCGAAGAAAGAATTGAAATATTTCTTTGGTGTTGACTGGTCAGGCGATGGAGAAGACAACACCGTTTTAACGATCATAGACGAATTAGGAAAAGTAGCTTTTATAAAAAATATTCAAGCTCCTACCCTTATCGAAAGAGTAAAGGAAATCGGAACAATCATAAAGGAATATAATGCAAAAGGCTATTCAGAAACCAACGGTTTAGGGATTGGAGCAACCGAACTATTAGAAGAACAAGTAGGTTATGAAAATGTCTTTCGTTTTACAATGTCTAATGAATCAAAACAAAAGATTGTATCAACGATTATAAGAGATATTAACGAATCAAACTTAGCACTTCCCACGACGAATTTATGTCCTGTCCTAGACAACGAATTAGCAACTTACACGGTAAGCAGAACAGCCACAGGAAAATTAAAATATGAACATTGTAAGGACGCACACGACGACCACGTAGATGCACTATTAATGGCTAATTATGCTAGGCACGAATTAACGGCTACGGGTGTTTCTACCTATTCCGTTTATGATGCGTATGAAGACTATTCATACGATGAATATGAAGACTATTATTAA
- a CDS encoding terminase small subunit, translated as MTTTKNKGNSNALGNFTGRPPKFANAKKLLKKINEYFEHCHETNKRPLIIGLALYCGFASRESFYQMKHRDNDFARVIEYGRSMVSATYEEYLLDKASGAKFALVNLDKWSDKTEQEVTQTNVVLTMKPSFDFEEESEAEE; from the coding sequence ATGACTACAACAAAGAACAAAGGCAATTCAAACGCATTAGGAAACTTCACAGGAAGACCGCCCAAATTTGCCAATGCTAAGAAATTGCTTAAAAAGATCAACGAATATTTTGAACATTGTCACGAAACAAATAAACGCCCTTTAATTATTGGGTTAGCTCTTTATTGTGGTTTTGCTTCAAGGGAATCTTTCTATCAAATGAAACATAGAGACAATGACTTTGCAAGGGTTATCGAATACGGGCGTTCAATGGTATCAGCAACTTACGAAGAATACTTATTAGACAAAGCTTCGGGCGCAAAATTTGCCCTTGTCAACTTGGATAAGTGGAGCGATAAGACAGAACAGGAAGTAACACAAACGAACGTAGTTCTTACAATGAAACCAAGTTTTGATTTTGAAGAAGAATCAGAAGCAGAAGAATAA
- a CDS encoding cell envelope integrity protein TolA, with the protein MSDENKLELILTIDKGNANSVLDETTKKILETKKFQQQLNAMLKDGSITQLQHAKSTALNKAQLQEINRTQKSAVNIIQTNNGSIKQLSNSLNANRQAYDNLSKEQRENVEIGGKLLQTIQDQSDELKGLREETGRHQDSVGDYKNKMKEALAECNLFTGGLGAMGGGFGQGITAVRKFLPMLKSLKVALIGTGIGAIVIALAALFQWFNKTEKGAQKLRVITAALGAVMGELMDFVINLGESIFNAFENPKKTVQELGTSIKNFVLDKVKSLTEGLGFLGSAFKKMMKGDFKGALEDGKKGVKGLFDASPMGMFVDTVTKGYDKIKKKGKELVDDTKKAIDLQAAENKLIQDRRNFLVEEAKLNVAKNTALTNAADQTKTAAEKQEALAAAEAATNELFEKKIAMAQAELDIKKERNNLAASGEEDLEEEAQLAAALIQLEADKQAALKEIAGQKTGLQKAENDKQVADKKKQTEEEQKIEQERRDNDAAYKAEQKELEEEEYLLGLETEEERYLAKLELDQEKDLAEIDRSKYTEEQKAKLKAAIIKKYDKAELAYKTESAKKQTEINNLANKGKIDGTKKVFGLMGEAANENTVFAKTAAVGDASINTYQAINSVLADKTVPTWAKIPMSITIGGMGLKNVAKISGISTPKKKTTLAKAETGGWISGNRHYSGGTILEAETDEFIVNRKTMTNPAMAATVVELNNAGNENREANVGISEERVIELASQVVKAIPVNITEHSITEKQTEVKERNERFVITND; encoded by the coding sequence ATGTCAGACGAAAACAAGTTAGAATTAATACTAACGATAGACAAGGGAAACGCAAACAGCGTATTAGATGAAACGACAAAGAAGATATTAGAAACGAAGAAGTTTCAGCAGCAACTAAACGCAATGTTGAAAGATGGAAGTATAACCCAACTTCAACACGCTAAATCAACCGCTTTAAATAAAGCACAACTTCAAGAAATTAACAGAACGCAGAAATCTGCGGTTAATATTATTCAGACGAATAACGGAAGTATTAAACAGCTTTCGAACTCCTTAAACGCAAATCGACAAGCCTATGATAATCTATCAAAGGAACAAAGGGAAAATGTCGAAATAGGCGGAAAACTACTACAAACAATTCAAGACCAATCAGACGAATTAAAAGGATTAAGAGAAGAAACGGGAAGACATCAGGATTCAGTAGGAGACTACAAAAACAAAATGAAAGAAGCACTTGCGGAATGTAATTTATTCACAGGTGGTTTGGGTGCTATGGGGGGCGGATTTGGTCAAGGAATAACAGCCGTTAGAAAATTCTTACCAATGTTAAAGAGCTTGAAAGTTGCTTTAATTGGAACAGGAATCGGTGCAATAGTTATCGCTTTGGCTGCCTTATTCCAATGGTTCAACAAGACAGAAAAAGGAGCGCAAAAGCTTAGAGTTATAACGGCTGCGTTAGGTGCTGTAATGGGTGAATTAATGGACTTTGTTATTAATCTAGGTGAATCAATATTTAACGCTTTCGAAAACCCTAAGAAGACAGTTCAGGAACTTGGAACTTCAATCAAAAACTTTGTATTAGATAAAGTAAAATCATTAACCGAGGGGTTAGGCTTCTTGGGTTCTGCCTTTAAAAAGATGATGAAGGGCGATTTCAAAGGAGCTTTAGAAGATGGAAAGAAAGGCGTAAAAGGTTTATTCGATGCTTCACCGATGGGAATGTTTGTCGATACAGTAACCAAAGGATATGATAAGATAAAGAAGAAGGGTAAAGAATTAGTAGACGACACAAAGAAAGCCATAGACTTACAAGCAGCAGAAAACAAGCTTATTCAGGATAGAAGAAACTTCTTAGTTGAAGAAGCAAAACTAAACGTTGCTAAGAACACAGCATTAACAAACGCAGCAGACCAAACCAAAACAGCAGCCGAAAAACAAGAAGCATTAGCAGCAGCCGAAGCAGCAACAAACGAATTATTCGAAAAGAAAATTGCAATGGCACAGGCTGAACTAGACATTAAGAAAGAACGTAATAATCTAGCAGCATCAGGAGAAGAAGATTTAGAAGAAGAAGCGCAATTAGCAGCAGCATTAATACAACTAGAAGCAGACAAACAAGCAGCGTTAAAAGAAATCGCAGGACAAAAGACAGGACTTCAAAAAGCTGAGAACGATAAACAAGTAGCAGATAAGAAGAAGCAGACCGAAGAAGAACAGAAGATTGAACAGGAACGCAGGGATAACGACGCAGCATATAAAGCAGAACAAAAGGAGCTTGAAGAAGAAGAATATTTATTAGGTCTTGAAACAGAAGAAGAAAGATATTTAGCAAAACTTGAATTAGATCAGGAAAAGGATTTAGCCGAAATAGATAGAAGCAAATACACCGAAGAACAGAAAGCAAAATTGAAAGCTGCCATTATCAAGAAATATGATAAAGCTGAATTAGCCTATAAAACCGAATCGGCAAAGAAGCAGACTGAAATAAACAACTTAGCTAATAAAGGAAAGATAGACGGAACTAAAAAAGTCTTCGGACTTATGGGAGAAGCAGCCAACGAAAACACAGTATTCGCAAAAACCGCAGCCGTTGGAGATGCTTCAATAAATACCTATCAGGCTATTAACTCAGTATTAGCAGATAAAACCGTTCCAACGTGGGCGAAAATCCCAATGTCAATAACTATCGGGGGAATGGGTTTAAAAAACGTTGCTAAAATATCAGGGATTTCAACACCTAAGAAGAAAACCACACTAGCCAAAGCCGAAACAGGGGGTTGGATTAGTGGAAATAGACACTATTCAGGCGGAACTATTCTAGAAGCAGAAACGGACGAATTCATAGTAAACCGAAAAACTATGACGAACCCTGCAATGGCTGCGACCGTCGTAGAACTTAACAACGCAGGGAACGAGAATAGAGAAGCAAACGTAGGTATTTCAGAAGAA